GTCGGCGCGGACTCGCGAACACATTCTTCCTCTCGCTCAATAGTGCGGTGCTTACGTTGGTGGCCGTCTTCTGGAGGGGCGGCCCCGATGGTCTGTCGCCATGGTTCCTCGTGCCTGCATTGGCACTTGCGCTCGGACTCTGCCTCGCCTGGTTCTGGGTCGTGCGCTCGTACAGACAGCTCAATGCGGCGAAGTTCGCCGTAATCGGGGCCTTGGAACAGCGACTTCCAGCCTCCCCTTGGTGGACCGGTGAATGGAAGGCCCTGCGAGGAGAGGAGAAGGACAAGTCGACGTACTGGGCACTCACACACGTCGAAATATGGGTTCCGTTGCTCTTCGGGCTCGCCTATGTCATAGGTGCCGTGGCGGCCGCCGCTGGGAGCATCTGACGGCAAGTCCACCTTCGCCTTCGAAGATTGCCTGGGATTGGGCTTGCGAATCGATCCCAGCGAACTGGCCATCGTGGCCACGCCAGGTCATCACTCCTGAACCAATGGCAATCTGCTGGGTCGGATCACTATTCTGGTAGCGTCGCGGCGCGATTTCAGTGACGACGGTAGTGCTTGATATTCGACCCGGGAGCAACGTGTCGGTCCAGGTGTGAGGCGGTCTCGATGCAAGAAGCGCAGCGGAGTATCCGGATCTTCATCTCGTACGTCCGGGAACCGCGAGTATCCGAGTATGTATTCAATCTGTCGGAGTACTTTCGAGAGAACGGCTTGGATTGCCGCATCGATCAGTACGTGGCACATCCTCCCAATGGCTGGCGCCGATGGTGCAACGAGGAGTTGGCCGAAGCGGACTTCGTCCTTGCACTGTGCACCGCTGAGTACGCAAAACGCTCCAGCTCAGAAGGCACAGGCGGATCTTGGGAGTGGGCCATTATTGCGAACGAGGTAGCCGACCGCCTCAACAGTCAGACTCGGATCATCCCAGTCATCCAGACCACCGACGACAGTCAGTACATTCCTATCGAAGTCCGGCAGTACCAGCACTACGTTCTCAACGACCAGAACAGCTTCAAGCAGCTCTACCGTCGCCTGACAGATCAACCCGCCGTCGTCCGCGGGCCGGTCAAGGAAATCGTTGAGATGCCCCCCGAACCTCCGAGTACGGAAGAACTCTGGCCCGACCTGTCGGAGTCGACCGGGAACCCTCGCCAGCTTCGAGCGGCTGACCCTGTTGGACCCCGCCCGACCCACGTGTCCAACCCAATTGACCTGTCTGCAATCATGCTGGGACATTGGGCAGTCGATGTGCAGACTGCTGGCGGGCTCTCAAGCGGAGAATTCTGGATCCATCGCAGCTGGAGCGGTGAGTCGATGTTCCAGCTCGCGGTGAAGTTCCCGTTGGCGCAAGCGGAGGGTCACTGGGAAGTTCGGCCCGGCCACCATCTTGTTATGGAGGGCATGATCCAGACAACGATGCCCGTTCCGCAGGTCGCCCCGTACTCGTTCTACAACATCTTCGACACCGTGAGCGAGGACGAACTGCGTGGAGTGACCGGCCTCGGTGAGTTCGTCATCTGGCGACGCATCGCACACTAGACGACACGGCATATGCGGACGCCGGCACTCAGCGCGTCACGCCGGATCTCCTGCACTTCGACGTGCCGACCGCGCACCTACGCCCCCTTGAGCCGCTCCGCCAGGTACCCGAACAGGCGGTCGAGCGAGACGCGCTCCTGGCCCATGGTGTCGCGGTCGCGCACGGTGACGGCGTTGTCGTCGAGGGAGTCGAAGTCGACCGTGATGCAGAACGGCGTGCCGATCTCGTCCTGGCGGCGGTAGCGGCGGCCGATGGCGCCGGCGTCGTCGAAGTCGACGTTCCACTGCTCGCGCAGCGACGAGGCGACCTCGCGGGCGATCGGCGAGAGCTTCTCGTTGCGCGACAGCGGCAGCACGGCGGCCTTGACCGGCGCGAGGCGCGGGTCGAGCTTCAGCACGGTGCGGGTGTCGGTGCCGCCCTTGGCGTTCGGCACCTCCTCCTGGTGGTACGCGTCCACCAGGAACGCCATGAGCGAGCGGGTCAGGCCCGCCGCGGGCTCGATGACGTACGGGGTCCAGCGCTCGTTCTTCGACTGGTCGAAGTACGACAGGTCCTTGCCCGAGTGCTTGGTGTGGGTGCCGAGGTCGAAGTCGGTGCGGTTCGCGACGCCCTCGAGCTCGCCCCAGTCGCCGCCGGCGAAGCCGAAGCGGTACTCGATGTCGACGGTGCGCTTGGAGTAGTGCGACAGCTTCTCCTTCGCGTGCTCGTAGCGGCGCAGGTTCTCGGGGTCGATGCCGAGGTCGGTGTACCAGTTCCAGCGGGTGTCGAGCCAGTACTCGAACCACTCGTCGTCGGTGCCGGGCTCGACGAAGAACTCCATCTCCATCTGCTCGAACTCGCGGGTCCGGAAGATGAAGTTGCCGGGCGTGATCTCGTTGCGGAACGACTTGCCGATCTGGCCGATGCCGAACGGCGGCTTCATGCGCGCCGCCTGCAGCACGTTGGCGAAGTTCACGAAGATGCCCTGCGCGGTCTCGGGGCGCAGGTAGTGCAGGCCGGCCTCGTCGTCGACCGGGCCGAGGAAGGTCTTCAGCAGGCCCGAGAACGCGCGCGGCTCGGTCCAGCGGCCGCGGGTGCCGCAGTTGGTGCAGACGACCTCGTCGAGGCCGCCGACGGGCGCGCGGCCCTTCTTGGCCTCGAACTCCTCGATCAGGTGGTCCTCGCGGT
This portion of the Agromyces rhizosphaerae genome encodes:
- a CDS encoding RipA family octameric membrane protein, whose protein sequence is MSIWSTYFKVAQPSTPEEVSASLWNDDDTDYDYYVKHPGYQAALMDQYKLYVEMADRISSRRGLANTFFLSLNSAVLTLVAVFWRGGPDGLSPWFLVPALALALGLCLAWFWVVRSYRQLNAAKFAVIGALEQRLPASPWWTGEWKALRGEEKDKSTYWALTHVEIWVPLLFGLAYVIGAVAAAAGSI
- a CDS encoding toll/interleukin-1 receptor domain-containing protein — protein: MQEAQRSIRIFISYVREPRVSEYVFNLSEYFRENGLDCRIDQYVAHPPNGWRRWCNEELAEADFVLALCTAEYAKRSSSEGTGGSWEWAIIANEVADRLNSQTRIIPVIQTTDDSQYIPIEVRQYQHYVLNDQNSFKQLYRRLTDQPAVVRGPVKEIVEMPPEPPSTEELWPDLSESTGNPRQLRAADPVGPRPTHVSNPIDLSAIMLGHWAVDVQTAGGLSSGEFWIHRSWSGESMFQLAVKFPLAQAEGHWEVRPGHHLVMEGMIQTTMPVPQVAPYSFYNIFDTVSEDELRGVTGLGEFVIWRRIAH
- a CDS encoding glycine--tRNA ligase is translated as MAAPSRLDSVITLAQHRGFVFQAGEIYGGSRSAWDYGPLGVELKENIKRQWWKTMVQGRDDVVGLDSSVILPKQVWEASGHVEVFSDPLVECQQCHKRYREDHLIEEFEAKKGRAPVGGLDEVVCTNCGTRGRWTEPRAFSGLLKTFLGPVDDEAGLHYLRPETAQGIFVNFANVLQAARMKPPFGIGQIGKSFRNEITPGNFIFRTREFEQMEMEFFVEPGTDDEWFEYWLDTRWNWYTDLGIDPENLRRYEHAKEKLSHYSKRTVDIEYRFGFAGGDWGELEGVANRTDFDLGTHTKHSGKDLSYFDQSKNERWTPYVIEPAAGLTRSLMAFLVDAYHQEEVPNAKGGTDTRTVLKLDPRLAPVKAAVLPLSRNEKLSPIAREVASSLREQWNVDFDDAGAIGRRYRRQDEIGTPFCITVDFDSLDDNAVTVRDRDTMGQERVSLDRLFGYLAERLKGA